The following coding sequences lie in one Montipora foliosa isolate CH-2021 chromosome 11, ASM3666993v2, whole genome shotgun sequence genomic window:
- the LOC137977331 gene encoding uncharacterized protein — protein sequence MYGALHSRDSVPRLYIPRTNVGRGLISVEDCVDQAVIGLSSCIAQSNEMLLTAARRDSKSAQETSKDFRKRRYEERMNEVKEKQLHGQFFGEMEGVASDKRWGWLEKCHLKKGTELGTYYGCTGPVAPKNAIKAKIDKTQKEPLCRLCKKNDETVNHLLSECPKLAQTECMRRPDNVAKGIHCDLCKYYGVNCEDKWYEHFPEPVVENTNVKILWDFTIQTDKKVTHNRPNTEKTNKICYIINVACPGDCRIALKENELTKPSGT from the coding sequence ATGTATGGTGCCCTTCACTCCCGAGATAGTGTGCCAAGATTATATATACCTAGAACAAACGTTGGACGAGGGCTAATCTCGGTGGAGGACTGTGTAGATCAAGCTGTAATTGGGCTCTCCAGTTGCATTGCACAAAGCAATGAGATGCTGCTCACGGCAGCCCGGAGAGATTCCAAGAGCGCCCAGGAAACTAGCAAAGATTTCAGGAAGAGAAGATACGAAGAACGGATGAACGAGGTAAAAGAGAAACAGTTACACGGACAATTCTTTGGAGAGATGGAAGGAGTAGCAAGTGACAAGCGTTGGGGTTGGCTGGAGAAGTGTCACCTGAAGAAAGGTACTGAGCTAGGGACTTATTATGGCTGCACAGGGCCAGTCGCTCCGAAAAATGCTATCAAGGCGAAGATAGACAAGACCCAGAAGGAGCCTTTGTGCAGATTATGCAAGAAAAATGATGAGACCGTAAATCACTTATTAAGTGAATGTCCAAAGCTAGCCCAGACGGAATGCATGCGCCGTCCTGACAACGTGGCCAAAGGTATCCATTGCGACCTTTGCAAGTACTATGGAGTTAACTGTGAAGATAAGTGGTATGAGCACTTCCCTGAACCAGTGGTGGAAAACACGAATGTAAAGATTCTGTGGGATTTCACTATCCAGACTGACAAGAAAGTGACACACAACAGACCCAACACTGAGAAGACCAACAAGATATGCTATATCATTAACGTAGCGTGCCCGGGTGATTGCAGAATCGCTCTGAAGGAGAACGAATTAACAAAACCCTCTGGCACTTGA